The Anopheles merus strain MAF chromosome 2L, AmerM5.1, whole genome shotgun sequence genome has a segment encoding these proteins:
- the LOC121593685 gene encoding mucin-5AC produces the protein MSAPGPQPPPSEITAEWTVHAQLTLSSVPSASTTSNNSSGSGSRPSDVVPPPSEGCTEGEPGSVPGRNTGGDGTDAPPAAAAAAASATSSSNSSAVGNPVKVVYKFSTADHPLQQKPSSTVLSTGPLPGGGAGGGSKSNVIFNTDPSSPSSPSVTLAQTPTGDGPPPPGVENAAQLFPKCTSTCSIVLTACTDLLPTSDSTQLNLPIIVNKCESTNNIVVDKSTNFPEKSSNNSKDVSCQTSDWETNSKKEGTESGATATGSIKRRGIPQKSTTDGCLLSPPPRRREDNRFDSLIRKSVSPLIQPLVSPSNTIRSQQSSVRGDTSAAKKKPRTVHIDVYCTGSDAESGSDCGSCCSSHEDAKSLPSSGGSSASSCHSSVSSGSRFDTSHMMELKAAATAAAAAAAHTQPNGDAEPAQHHPTVYESEEMRVRHKRAGKHEMPRRLMQQTIDQNTLSTIGSLKRTGSARHGRPRRNTATDEITESKQILFSKHLGEDVPKQEQQQTEEQIQDAFSTYFRRDVSDDAISSNYALSADRSTRRDVTGSSLSSAFACGGFYEDDEEAETRSKLNRSGTTATQSDSFEYENSEDRYRIHEMERVWKQQHWKSPSVERRLLQMHNPSVPLGGGSCPPSPDNLTESDHSFVYDEAPHPHASNPSLAEYSDSSPSTVKSASQRGGGGSGGQDGPSRSLLLQQQAVLAATLQQKREFSPVEGYTDEYLAIARRFGSLITGRRKPGTHMGPVRNPECPCEHCRRWVLERDFMGVSGGTGGLRERALSVDASGERGPSGIVDMRRQFHLRNAFVREA, from the exons ATGTCTGCGCCCGGGCCTCAGCCACCGCCCTCCGAAATCACAGCCGAATGGACCGTACATGCACAGCTTACGCTTTCCTCGGTACCCTCCGCTTCTACCactagcaacaacagcagcggcagcggcagccgcCCTTCGGATGTTGTCCCGCCACCGTCCGAGGGATGCACTGAGGGCGAACCAGGGTCAGTTCCAGGACGAAACACTGGGGGTGATGGGACAGacgcaccaccagcagcagcagcagcagcagcatcggccaCATCCAGCAGTAACAGTAGCGCGGTTGGGAATCCAGTGAAGGTTGTTTATAAATTTAGCACGGCTGACCATCCGCTGCAACAGAAACCGTCCTCGACCGTGTTGTCCACTGGTCCACTGCCGGGTGGCGGTGCTGGCGGTGGTAGTAAGAGCAACGTTATTTTTAACACCGATCCATCATCACCTTCCTCACCTTCGGTCACGCTCGCTCAG ACTCCCACTGGTGATGGACCTCCTCCGCCGGGTGTCGAGAATGCAGCCCAGCTGTTCCCCAAGTGTACCAGCACCTGCAGCATCGTGCTGACGGCTTGCACCGATCTTTTGCCCACCTCCGACTCGACCCAACTGAATCTCCCGATCATTGTCAACAAGTGTGAATCCACCAACAACATTGTGGTGGACAAGAGCACCAACTTCCCTGAGAAG TCCTCGAACAATTCCAAGGATGTGAGCTGTCAAACGAGCGACTGGGAGACGAACAGCAAGAAGGAAGGGACGGAGAGCGGCGCCACCGCTACGGGATCGATAAAGCGGCGTGGAATTCCACAAAAATCCACCACCGATGGCTGTCTTCTGTCGCCACCACCAAGAAGACGGGAGGATAATAGGTTCGATTCG CTGATACGGAAATCCGTCTCACCACTCATCCAACCGCTCGTCTCGCCGAGCAACACTATCCGCTCGCAGCAATCGAGCGTCCGGGGCGATACGTCCGCCGCCAAGAAGAAACCGCGCACGGTGCACATCGACGTGTATTGTACCGGGTCGGATGCGGAATCCGGTTCGGACTGTGGTTCGTGCTGCTCCTCGCACGAGGACGCCAAATCCCTTCCTTCCTCCGGTGGTTCGTCCGCCTCCTCGTGCCACTCGTCGGTGTCGTCGGGCAGCCGATTCGACACTAGCCACATGATGGAGCTGAAGGCGGCGGCtacagcggcggcggcggcggcggcacacACCCAGCCGAATGGAGACGCCGAGCCAGCGCAACACCACCCCACTGTGTACGAGTCGGAAGAGATGCGGGTGCGTCACAAGCGTGCCGGAAAGCATGAAATGCCCAGGCGTTTGATGCAGCAAACTATCG ATCAAAACACGCTTTCCACCATCGGCAGCCTGAAAAGGACCGGCTCGGCACGGCATGGACGCCCGCGGAGAAACACCGCCACGGACGAGATCACCGAATCGAAGCAGATCCTGTTCAGCAAGCATCTGGGCGAGGACGTGCCcaagcaggagcagcagcagacggaGGAACAGATCCAGGACGCGTTCAGCACGTACTTCCGGCGCGATGTGAGCGACGACGCGATCAGCTCGAACTACGCCCTGTCGGCCGATCGCTCAACGCGCCGTGACGTCACCGGCAGCAGTCTCTCGAGTGCGTTCGCCTGCGGTGGGTTCtacgaggacgacgaggaggcGGAAACGCGCAGCAAGCTCAATCGGAGCGGCACCACCGCCACACAGTCGGACAGCTTCGAGTACGAGAACAGTGAGGATCGCTACCGCATCCACGAGATGGAGCGCGTgtggaagcagcagcactggAAGTCGCCCTCGGTCGAGCGACGGCTGCTGCAGATGCACAATCCGTCCGTTCCGCTCGGCGGCGGGTCCTGCCCTCCGAGCCCGGACAATCTGACCGAGTCGGATCACAGCTTCGTGTACGACGAGGCGCCCCATCCGCACGCGTCCAATCCGTCCCTGGCCGAGTACAGTGACTCGAGCCCGTCCACCGTGAAGAGTGCGTCGCAGAGGGGCGGCGGAGGTAGCGGTGGCCAGGATGGTCCGAGTCGGTCGCTGTTGCTTCAGCAGCAAGCCGTCCTTGCGGCAACGCTGCAGCAGAAGCGCGAGTTTTCCCCGGTCGAAGGCTACACCGACGAGTACCTGGCGATTGCGCGCCGCTTCGGCAGTCTGATCACGGGCCGCCGGAAACCCGGCACCCACATGGGCCCGGTACGCAATCCGGAGTGTCCGTGCGAGCACTGTCGGCGCTGGGTGCTGGAGCGTGACTTCATGGGCGTCTCGGGAGGTACTGGTGGTTTGCGCGAGCGTGCCCTCTCCGTCGATGCGTCGGGCGAACGTGGACCGAGCGGCATCGTCGATATGCGCCGTCAGTTTCACCTGAGAAATGCGTTCGTGCGTGAAGCTTGA